Proteins from a single region of Dermochelys coriacea isolate rDerCor1 chromosome 28, rDerCor1.pri.v4, whole genome shotgun sequence:
- the ATP1B2 gene encoding sodium/potassium-transporting ATPase subunit beta-2 produces MNARWGGPWGGLSGIKYPPPHPSPPPPLRCLALVTISCGAGAGAASPGCSYVSSAPPHPAAASPPAPSSARGSRVPCSSPPPVLHPPPTTTMAIEKEKKTCGQVMAEWREAIWNPRTRQFMGRTGSSWAMILFFYLVFYGFLTALFTLTMWVMLQTVDPYIPKYQDRLSVPGMMIRPKTDALDVTFNVSNTETWDHHVKMLNDFLEPYNDSIQVATNDACRPGRYNEQPDNGVLNYPKRACQFNRTALGACSGLNDPTHYGYADGRPCILIKMNRVINFFAGANQTMNVTCAAKKEEDAQKLGEMVMFPPNGHIDLMYFPYYGKKVHVNYTQPIVAVKFLSLEVNMDHNVECKINAVNIATTDERDKFAGRVAFKIRVNRD; encoded by the exons ATGAACGCCCGGTGGGGCGGGCCCTGGGGAGGGCTGAGCGGAATAAAatacccccccccgcacccctcaccACCCCCCCCGTTACGCTGCCTTGCTCTGGTCACCATCAGCTGCGGAGCCGGTGCTGGGGCAGCATCTCCCGGGTGTAGCTACGTATCCAgcgcgcccccccaccccgccgccgccagccccccagctccttcctccGCCAGGGGATCTAGGGTTCcttgctccagcccccccccagttctgcatcccccccccaccaccaccatggcTATCGAGAAGGAGAAGAAAACCTGCGGGCAAGTCATGGCGGAGTGGCGAGAAGCCATCTGGAACCCGCGCACCCGCCAATTTATGGGGCGCACCGGTAGCAGTTGGG ccatgatCCTGTTCTTCTACCTGGTCTTCTACGGCTTTCTCACGGCACTCTTCACGCTCACCATGTGGGTCATGCTGCAGACGGTGGACCCCTATATCCCCAAGTACCAGGACCGCCTCTCCGTGCCTG ggaTGATGATCCGCCCCAAAACAGATGCCCTGGACGTGACTTTTAACGTCAGCAACACTGAGACCTGGGACCATCACGTCAAGATGCTGAATGACTTCCTGGAGC cctacaACGACTCCATCCAGGTGGCCACCAACGATGCTTGCCGCCCGGGCCGCTACAACGAGCAGCCGGACAATGGGGTGCTGAATTACCCCAAGCGGGCCTGCCAGTTCAACCGCACGGCGCTGGGCGCCTGCTCCGGGCTGAACGACCCCACCCACTACGGCTACGCTGACGGCCGGCCCTGCATCCTCATCAAGATGAACCGG GTCATCAACTTCTTTGCGGGGGCCAACCAGACCATGAACGTCACCTGTGCTGCGAAG AAAGAGGAGGACGCGCAGAAGCTGGGGGAGATGGTCATGTTCCCCCCGAATGGTCACATCGACCTCATGTACTTCCCCTACTATGGCAAGAAAGTCCAT gtGAACTACACCCAGCCCATCGTGGCCGTCAAGTTCCTGAGCCTGGAGGTCAACATGGACCACAACGTGGAGTGTAAAATCAACGCGGTGAACATCGCCACCACCGACGAGCGGGACAAGTTCGCCGGCCGCGTGGCCTTCAAGATCCGGGTCAACAGGGACTga